DNA sequence from the Candidatus Eisenbacteria bacterium genome:
CACCGCCCGCGCCTCCTCTCGGCTCAGCACCACCGGGAGCCGCTCCGGGCGCTTCGCCCGGACGACCCCATCGACCCACGCCATCTCTTGGCGAAGGACTTCGCGGTACAGGAACAGGATCGCGCTCAAGGCCTGGCTCTGCGTCGAGGCGGTGACCCGGCGTTCGGCGGCGAGGTGCGAGAGGAAACGCGAGATTTCCTCCGCTCCCATCTCGCTCGGATGGCGCTTTCCATGAAAGAGAACGAACCGCCGAATCCAATCGACGTACGCTCTCTCGGTTCTCGGGCTGTAGTGCCTTGCGCGAACGGCAAGTCGAACCCGATCGAGAAGCCGCGGGGCGGGACGAAAGGGACGGGTCCCCTCGGCGACGCGGAGGGCGGGGACCGACAGACAGCTTTCCGAATAAGTGATCGCTCGGGCGAGGAAGGGGGGCATGCATCCTCCCGCCGGGGCGACGCCCAGCGATTCGGATTGTACATCCCTCGACTATTTCACGTCAACGTCCATCCGTCAGAAGTGAGTTCCTTTCGCGGCCGCCGGGGCACGGAGGTGCGACCCCGCACGCCCCCCGCCGCTTGACCGGGTCCTCTGGGACGACTATATCGACGGCAGCGGGGGCACTCGGCCCCGCGCGGAGGCGTGCGTCATGCCGAATCGGCTCGCGGGAGAGACGAGTCCTTACCTCCTCCAACACAAGGAGAACCCGGTCGACTGGTATCCCTGGGGTCCCGAGGCGCTCGCGCGCGCCCGCCGCGAGGGGAAGCCGATCTTCCTCAGCATCGGGTACAGCGCCTGTCACTGGTGCCACGTGATGGAGCGCGAGTCGTTCGAGGACCCGGAGACCGCCCGCCTCTTGAACGAGCACTTCGTGAGCATCAAGGTCGACCGAGAGGAGAGGCCGGACCTCGACTCGATCTATATGGAAGCGGTTCAGGCGATGACCGGGTCGGGGGGATGGCCGATGAGCGTCTTCCTCACACCCGAGGAGATGCCCTTCTTCGGCGGAACCTACTTCCCCCCCGAAGGGCGACACGGCATGCCTTCCTTCCGGCGCGTGATCCTCGAGGTGTCGCGCGCATTCCGCGAGCGCCGCGGGCAGGTCGAGGAGCAGGCCGCCCGCATGACCGAGCGGCTCGCGAGGACGGCGACCTTTCTCGAGGGGGGCGCGATCCGCGCGTCGGTCTCCGACCGGGCCGCGAGGCTTCTCGCGGAAGATC
Encoded proteins:
- a CDS encoding phage integrase N-terminal SAM-like domain-containing protein, coding for MPPFLARAITYSESCLSVPALRVAEGTRPFRPAPRLLDRVRLAVRARHYSPRTERAYVDWIRRFVLFHGKRHPSEMGAEEISRFLSHLAAERRVTASTQSQALSAILFLYREVLRQEMAWVDGVVRAKRPERLPVVLSREEARAV
- a CDS encoding thioredoxin domain-containing protein, with translation MPNRLAGETSPYLLQHKENPVDWYPWGPEALARARREGKPIFLSIGYSACHWCHVMERESFEDPETARLLNEHFVSIKVDREERPDLDSIYMEAVQAMTGSGGWPMSVFLTPEEMPFFGGTYFPPEGRHGMPSFRRVILEVSRAFRERRGQVEEQAARMTERLARTATFLEGGAIRASVSDRAARLLAEDHDETYGGFGGAPKFPQTMSLDFLLRRARRTGDPDALRIVRFSLERMARGGIRDHVGGGFHRYATDERWLVPHFEKMLTDNALLGRLYLHAYHATGKPLFREVGRETLDYVLRHMTSPEGGFFAAEDADSEGEEGRFYTWTPDEIRRALGEEDGNLF